From the Homo sapiens chromosome 1, GRCh38.p14 Primary Assembly genome, one window contains:
- the ZNF436 gene encoding zinc finger protein 436 isoform 2 (isoform 2 is encoded by transcript variant 3) produces MAMYLTREEWRPLDAAQRDLYRDVMQENYGNVVSLDFEIRSENEVNPKQEISEDVQFGTTSERPAENAEENPESEEGFESGDRSERQWGDLTAEEWVSYPLQPVTDLLVHKEVHTGIRYHICSHCGKAFSQISDLNRHQKTHTGDRPYKCYECGKGFSRSSHLIQHQRTHTGERPYDCNECGKSFGRSSHLIQHQTIHTGEKPHKCNECGKSFCRLSHLIQHQRTHSGEKPYECEECGKSFSRSSHLAQHQRTHTGEKPYECNECGRGFSERSDLIKHYRVHTGERPYKCDECGKNFSQNSDLVRHRRAHTGEKPYHCNECGENFSRISHLVQHQRTHTGEKPYECNACGKSFSRSSHLITHQKIHTGEKPYECNECWRSFGERSDLIKHQRTHTGEKPYECVQCGKGFTQSSNLITHQRVHTGEKPYECTECEKSFSRSSALIKHKRVHTD; encoded by the coding sequence attttGAGATCAGGAGTGAGAACGAGGTAAATCCCAAGCAAGAGATTAGTGAAGATGTACAATTTGGGACTACATCTGAAAGACCTGCTGAGAATGCTGAGGAAAATCCTGAAAGTGAAGAGGGCTTTGAAAGCGGAGATAGGTCAGAAAGACAATGGGGAGATTTAACAGCAGAAGAGTGGGTAAGCTATCCTCTCCAACCAGTCACTGATCTACTTGTCCACAAAGAAGTCCACACAGGCATCCGCTATCATATATGTTCTCATTGTGGAAAGGCCTTCAGTCAGATCTCAGACCTTAATCGACATCAGAAGACCCACACTGGAGACAGACCCTATAAATGTTATGAATGTGGAAAAGGCTTCAGTCGCAGCTCACACCTTATTCAGCATCAAAGAACACATACTGGGGAGAGGCCTTATGACTGTAACGAGTGTGGGAAAAGTTTTGGAAGAAGTTCTCACCTGATTCAGCATCAGACaatccacactggagagaagcctcaCAAATGTAATGAGTGTGGAAAAAGTTTCTGCCGTCTCTCTCACCTAATCCAACACCAAAGGACCCACAGtggtgagaaaccctatgagtGTGAGGAGTGTGGGAAAAGCTTCAGCCGGAGCTCTCACCTAGCTCAGCACCAGAGGACCCACACGGGtgagaaaccttatgaatgtaacGAATGTGGCCGAGGCTTCAGTGAGAGATCTGATCTCATCAAACACTATCGAGTCCACACAGGGGAGAGGCCCTACAAGTGTGATGAGTGTGGGAAGAATTTCAGTCAGAACTCCGACCTTGTGCGTCATCGCAGAGCCCACACGGGAGAGAAGCCATACCACTGTAACGAATGTGGGGAAAATTTCAGCCGCATCTCACACTTGGTTCAGCACCAgagaactcacactggagagaagccatATGAATGCAATGCTTGTGGGAAAAGCTTCAGCCGGAGCTCTCATCTCATCACACACCAgaaaattcacactggagagaagccttatgAGTGTAATGAGTGTTGGCGAAGCTTTGGTGAAAGGTCAGATCTAATTAAACATCAGAGAACCCACACAGGGGAGAAGCCCTACGAGTGTGTGCAGTGTGGGAAAGGTTTCACCCAGAGCTCCAACCTCATCACACATCAAAGAGTTCACACgggagagaaaccttatgaatgtacCGAATGTGAGAAGAGTTTCAGCAGGAGCTCAGCTCTTATTAAACATAAGAGAGTTCATACGGACTAA